The DNA window ACAGCCTCGTCAGCGGCGAATGAGTCACCCACCTTGCAAGTAAACCTGTTGCAGGAATTTATCGTTAATGGATGAGCATGAACCTGTTGCTTGAAACCAGCTCTGTGCCGTGGTCTTACTTGATGTCACCCTCGGCAATGGAGTCCGCAAAGGGTGGCACATTGACGGTCTGCTCCGACCACATGCTCGACGTGGTGTGGATACCCTGCCAGGTGAGAAGCCTAGGAATGAACAACTCTGGATGAAGGATCGCTCGTGGATAGTGAAGGACTTACCTGGTGGCCTCCTGGCAGCGATTCGATCCATCCTGACGGAgaaactgctgctgctgggcggcGCAGGCAACTAACCGAGAATATTGGCGGATGCAACGCTTTACCTGGGGGAAAGAAGCAAATATTAGTGATTGCACAACCAGGAGGCAACGTCGGCTGACGGGTCACGTGCAGCGGGCGTCCCAAACAAaagtttttcccatttttcagCGGTGCACGCACACACCCATACAGTTACATAATCGGCCAGCGCCAGGCGGGCAGTGAATATGGGATAAAAatggatatatacatatatatcgcCGGAGCATCTATCACACTTGACGGTCCCCCTCCACCCGGCAATCCCCAGCCCGTTCACAATTTTTACCTCATTACTCCGCAGGGCTCGCATTCCCAAAGTTTGGGGCAGCCGTCTCGTTACGATCGAAATTATTCCCGTCATTGCTGCGACTCTGTTCCGCGAAATTGCGTTCGGCGGTTGTTCTACTTTCAATTTATGTCAAAGCACTCGAATTTAAAACAGAGTTAGCGGCCAAGGCAAAGCAACGTCGATTTCTGCAGTCCGCCCCTTTCCCTTTAAAAAATACCAATTTCTTATGTCATGACAGAAACGGCAAAAGCGTCACCTGGCGGAAAAGCGCGCAAAGCTTGCGAACAGCTGAGAGCGGCTTTCGGTATTTTTATCATGGAGTGTGGCCAGAATAGCAGCCAACTATCGATGCCCTTGATAAGTTTTAATTGTatacaatcaaaataaatacaatctACTGTTTAACAATAACCTGAGTAGTTATTTGATCttgattttttaaaattaccaGAACTGTAGAACTATATTgactatttaaatatagcttagTCTTGGAAACTTTTCTGTGAGCGATAAGTTTTTGCGCTGGTCACATTGCTCGAACTGCTGTCCATTGCAGAAAGTTTCGCGAACGTTGCAAAGCGATTAAACCGATCCGAACCACCCGCGtacataatataatattcGTGAAAATGAGTTCCAAGTCCCTTTTCGACAGCGAGGAGGATGCCGCTCAGGCCAACAAGTTCTCCAGGAAAGCCAAGGAATCGCCCTTCATGCTTGTGGGTGAGTTTTGCCAATTCCCGCACAGCGGAAGTTTTGCCGCCGTGACGTCACATGGAAACTTTTGGCTCTGCAGCCAGCTAGATACGCACACTTACGAATGTACAATGCGTGTGCGGCGGGGAAGAAGTCGACTAATCTTGACCTTGGCCATGAGTTTAACGTCAATTTGGGGTCACTTTTTGATGTCACTGTGTGACATAACGGTGAATGCAGTGTGATTCGTAACACGTTCTGGAGAGCGAATGATGTAACAGGAGTATTTCGCAATTCACGCGAATTGCAGGGGAAATGGGATTATCACATCCGTGACGTCACGTAGCCATCTGATCTTCGCGCGTGTTCGAATGTTCACCTCGCCTGTCTCCGTAGGCGACAAATTACAGCTGACGCTGACGAGTGCTGACTATTTTGGCGATTTAGCTATTAAAAAGATAACAGTAAAATGCGATGCTTTAAAAAATTTCGAATAGTTTTCGAAGATATGTATATTGATGAAAATAAATAGCATTATATAAAGTGCAGTTTTTAAGTTTTGCTTCAATTTCTAGTTTGTTTAATCATGTTCATTTGGTTAAAAAAAAGGTTATATTATGtgattttattataatattatctAAATTTGTAGCTTAATTTTTGCCAACACTACATTCACATAATTAGTATTTACTTGAATGTTATTATCTTCGCGACGTCTGGCTTTTATCAGCTGTTTCGCATGGCCAGCTAGCAACAACAAGCCATCCGCCGCATCGGCAATAGAAACTAATCGGTGATTTGCACTTTCACTCACAGGTATTGCCGGATTCGTGGCCGCCGGATTGATTGGAGCGTACAAGTACCGGAACCGCGGAACGATGAGCACCAGCGTCTTCCTGATGCAGCTGCGAGTCGCCGCCCAGGGAACCGTCGTTGGATGCCTGACCCTCGGACTGGGCTACAGCATGGCCAAGGAGTACCTGTTCGACAAGGCGCCCAAGGAGAAGTAACGCCCAGTTCCTACTTAGTTAATACTAGCTGTAGTTTAAGTTGTTGTAACGCGTACACAAGGAATCCtgaatcccaatcccaattgAAATCCCCAATACAATTGTTTCATAATTATGTCTATTTCCAAATGCTTTCGGTTTCCACATGTCTATTAACTTTCACTCAAACGCATATTCCCATTTTCATGACTGTCTATTTAGTTTTCATACGTTTGGattaccttatttatttacccTTTTGATTTAATCTTCATTTTAGTACAAAGTCATTGACTAACTAAAGACCATCTGATTGCTCGGCGTCCCTCTCTAAAAATCACAAGATTACATCGGCAATCAGAATCCCTATTTATTGCATGACCATGGTTCATACCGATTCACTTGGATAGAATCACTGGAGGGCAGGACTCTCGCAAGTATTCCCGAGCGTCCAAGCCCACCACGTTAGATAATGTTTTGTAAACCTGCGTAAGATTGTGATATTGTGTGTTTTAATGTACAAGTTGAACATCCAAACGAAAGCTGTCAAAGCAGACGACAAGATGATGAATACCTCTCGCATGATATGAtatacttaaataaataaatttagactAAATGAAACCACCCATCAGTTTTATTTACTATCCGGGCTAACATTTTCGGAATCATACTAAAACTCAAAAATGAACGGCCGAGATTTTAAATGATAAGCTCTTTTAGCTTTTTATTTGCCAACTTAATTATGGACTCAGATACCAGTAATATTGCTAAGAATCGAAGAAAAGGGTCTACATTGTCTGGGTGTTCTCAATAACCTTTTCGTTGTCGAAGATCTCCTTGGCGTAGCACAGGTTAGGGTAGTCGTAGGCGGCTCCATATCGGTTCTTGCATCCGGTGGTGGCCTTCTCTCCCGGAGTGTAGACAGGCTGACCTACAATGTTCGAGGTGGCGAAGTTGCAGGTGAGTACGAAGTGGTTGTAAAAGTCCCGGGAGAAGCGCACGGTGGCACATCCTACATGGATGTTTTTCTCGGCCACCGCGATGGTGAACTTGGTCACCGCCTTGTTGGGAAGCTCCTCCGGGAAGCTGGCGAGGATCTCGGGAGAAGCATTCGAGCGCTCAGCAAACCAGTTCTCGATCTGTTCCTTTATTATTTCCGCATCGGTGTACTCCGTCTCGGCTCCACTGTACTGGAACACGGCGTTGTTCTGGCCGGCGTAGGCGAATCTCTCGGTGCTGCGGCATTTATCCGGCAGGGACTCACAGGTCTTTACGTTGAGTAGGGCCAGGTGGGAGAGCTCCTCGCACCAGGACATCTTGGCCATGCGGACTGCTTTCGGTAGTCCTTCTATCTTGCCTCCAGCCACGTTGTTGCGCAGCTCGTTGAAGAGGGTCAGGATGAGTTTGTGGTGCGGCTCGATCTTCACCTCACGAACTTAAAGGCCTCGTCAACAAAAGCAAGCACTTCATAACCTCGTCGGAAATATCACAGATTTTCGGAGAGGTAAGATAAGCACATAGATCAGAACCTGTCATCATATCCCTTCATGAAGCTCGTAGGAATTTGGCTGGTGAGCGAGTGGCGCAAAATGGGCTGTCCCTCGCCCTTTCAACTGGTGGAGCTTGGTCCAGGTCGCGGCACTCTGGCTAGGGACGTGTTGAAGGTGCTCACCAAGTTCAAGCAGAAGTATCGAACAAGCGATCGTAAAGACCCGCTCGTGGGGCAGACTGACTTCGGTTTCCGTTTCATACGACGGTGGTGGCCATCGCCGTTGCATGCACATTTCCTGCAGCCAGCCAATCGGATTACCAACGGTCTTCTCGCCGGCATCTCCTGATCGGCGCGCAGCTGCCGGAATCGCCTAGCAGCTCCGCTGGTCCGTCAGTGACTGGGCTCACGGTCGGCGGAAGCGGAGGAGACGGCAATGCGAATGCCACGGGCGGAGGAGATGCCGGTGAGAAGACCGTTGGTAATCCGATTGGCTGGCTGCAGGAAATGTGCATGTAACGTATGAAACGGAAACCGAAGTCAGTCTGCCCCACGAGCGGGTCTTTACGATCGCTTCTTCGATACTTCTGCTTGAACTTGGTGATTGAAGCAGTGGGTGAGAAAAATCTCGATGAATAATCGATAGGGCGGTCAGCTGTGACATAGTAAAGTGAGGTCTTACTAGATGTAGCAAGAAGTAGCTAGAATATACCAGACTGGATGCAACCCTTATTAGCTTCACCCGATTGGTGAACTGTAGTTTGATGCGGGAATAAATCGCAGCCGAAATCGAAGCCCGGAGGTTTTTCGCTGGACATCTTATACGTTCGCATCACTGCCCGGGTCCCACGATTTTACGGAGCCGCTACcggcgggcagaaggagagacGGCAACTGCGTCAGGCCGAGAAGTGGAGCGCCTTCCCAGCAGGCCGGAGCGAAggaccagccgcagcagcaggacaGCGACCGCCCTAAGCCGGGGCCACCAGGAGGGATATTTAAACTAATCAAAATGCAGCCTAAGTAGTGCTTAAAGTGAGTTTAGAGTGAATGgaacatttttattgcttGATTGGCTGTCCAGAATCcccgaaattaaattaaatcaaa is part of the Drosophila sechellia strain sech25 chromosome 3R, ASM438219v1, whole genome shotgun sequence genome and encodes:
- the LOC6606843 gene encoding HIG1 domain family member 1A, mitochondrial, whose product is MSSKSLFDSEEDAAQANKFSRKAKESPFMLVGIAGFVAAGLIGAYKYRNRGTMSTSVFLMQLRVAAQGTVVGCLTLGLGYSMAKEYLFDKAPKENTKSLTN
- the LOC6606844 gene encoding antigen 5 like allergen Cul n 1, which produces MMTVREVKIEPHHKLILTLFNELRNNVAGGKIEGLPKAVRMAKMSWCEELSHLALLNVKTCESLPDKCRSTERFAYAGQNNAVFQYSGAETEYTDAEIIKEQIENWFAERSNASPEILASFPEELPNKAVTKFTIAVAEKNIHVGCATVRFSRDFYNHFVLTCNFATSNIVGQPVYTPGEKATTGCKNRYGAAYDYPNLCYAKEIFDNEKVIENTQTM